The genomic stretch GCCACATGCCACACCCGCGAACGCGGTTCCCGAGATCGGAGGTCAGGCGTGAGTGCCCCATTGCGTCTTGGCACGCGTGGCAGCGCGCTGGCCATCGCTCAGTCGCAGCAGACGGCCGACGCCCTCACCGCGGCCACCGGACGTCCGGTCGAGCTGGTGCGGATCGTCACCACCGGCGACCGCTCGTCGGCCCCGGTGGCCCAGCTCGGCGTGGGTGTCTTCGTCTCGGCGCTGCGTGACGCGCTGATCGCCGGCGAGATCGACTTCGCCGTCCACTCGTACAAGGACCTGCCCACCGGCGCGCACCCGGGGCTGCACATCGCCGCCGTCCCGTCGCGCGAGGACCCCCGCGATGTGCTGATCGCCCAGGGCAACCGGACGCTGGCCGAGCTGCCCCCGGGCTCCGTGATCGGAACCGGCGCGGTGCGCCGAATCGCGCAACTGCGTGCTTTGGGCCTAGAGTTGCAGGTCACGCCGATCCGCGGAAACATCGACAGCCGGATCGCCCGGGTTCACGGACCCGAGGCCGATCTGGATGCCGTCGTTCTCGCCCGGGCCGGCGTGGCGCGAATCGGCAGGGTCGCCGAGATCGCGGAAACGCTCGACCCGATGCTCATGCTGCCCGCCCCGGCCCAGGGTGCGCTGGCCGTGGAGTGCCGGGCCGACGACGCTGACCTGGTCGAACTACTGGCCACGCTCGACCACGCACCGTCCCGGGCCGCCGTCACGGCGGAACGGGCGATGCTCGCCACGCTCGAGGCCGGGTGCTCCGCCCCGGTCGCGGCACACGCCGAACTCGCCGAGGGCGAGGACGGTGACGAGATTTACCTGCGCGGTGCGGTGATCAGCCCGGATGGGGTTCGAGCCATCCGGCTGTCGCGCACCGGAACGCCCGCCGACGCGGCGGAGATCGGTAAGGCGCTCGCCGCCGATCTCCTCGACGCCGGCGCCGACACCCTGATCGGGAGCACAGAATGACCACCCGCACCGCCCGCAAGCCAGCAGGACGCATCGCGTTCGTCGGCGCCGGACCCGGCGACCCGGAACTGCTGACCCGCCGCGCCCACGCCGCGCTCACCGAGGCCGACCAGGTGGTGTACGACCGTGGAGTGCCCGAGTCGCTGCTGACGGCCATCCGGTCCGAGGCCAAGCCGGACGCTCAGTTCAGCCCGGCCGAGGGAGCGCCCGGCGACGTCGCCAAGGTGCTGCTCTCCGCGGCCAAGTCCGGTCTGTCCGCCGTGCACCTGGTGGCCGGTGACCCGT from Paractinoplanes brasiliensis encodes the following:
- the hemC gene encoding hydroxymethylbilane synthase; this translates as MSAPLRLGTRGSALAIAQSQQTADALTAATGRPVELVRIVTTGDRSSAPVAQLGVGVFVSALRDALIAGEIDFAVHSYKDLPTGAHPGLHIAAVPSREDPRDVLIAQGNRTLAELPPGSVIGTGAVRRIAQLRALGLELQVTPIRGNIDSRIARVHGPEADLDAVVLARAGVARIGRVAEIAETLDPMLMLPAPAQGALAVECRADDADLVELLATLDHAPSRAAVTAERAMLATLEAGCSAPVAAHAELAEGEDGDEIYLRGAVISPDGVRAIRLSRTGTPADAAEIGKALAADLLDAGADTLIGSTE